A single Thunnus thynnus chromosome 6, fThuThy2.1, whole genome shotgun sequence DNA region contains:
- the LOC137185291 gene encoding uncharacterized protein — MRLPSLDETRLRPCSPEHIPVSETDRCCNQRPRIPSRQKKRFFTESTLLFSPPRCREPAAVLFADRARTATVCIRAQDKAGHNDGLHTNPARFLKRPTLQDGNTGLVNAINLFAGAEGRNGSIHCYFTSPGSTKFFCKGECKEDDILIKTDDVTAQSGRYSIKYKDGSSGRRIVIVTITQLTKSDSGQYRCGLSGSSVPDAYWDFVITITDAATLGDNTRFIRTETEGGNMTRGCLDTVNGSRKFFCKDKCKKEEDILVETEENRGQNGRYSVEYRKGSVFGLYVTITQLKKSDTGWYRCGYGRALSPDSSNTFPIFVVDAVSDVSRPSAFWPLAVCVPVIVVVLAVVLLLLHKLRKRRNSGLNTRGTSDSRNMELCVTYENHSVSNENCPPVSTYEDNIYQSLNPDSRDLDQTYSTLTANT; from the exons atgag actcccctcgctggacgagacgagacttcgcccgtgttcacccgaacacattcctgtaTCCGAGacagaccgctgctgcaaccagcgtcctcgaATTCCCTCGAGACAGAAGAAAcgcttcttcaccgagtcgactctgctgttctctccgccacgctgccgagagccagctgccgtgcttTTCGCCGACCGTGCAAGAACagccaccgtctgcatccgagcccaggacaaagccggacataacgacggactacacacaaaccctgctcgctttctgaagcgaccaa cactgcaggatggaaacacTGGACTCGTCAATGCAATAAACCTTTTTGCTGGAGCTGAAGGAAGAAATGGTTCAATACATTGCTATTTTACTTCGCCTGGAAGCACCAAGTTCTTCTGTAAAGGAGAATGTAAAGAAGACGACattctcattaaaacagatgatgtcacagctcaGAGTGGCAGATACAGCATCAAATATAAAGACGGATCTTCTGGAAGAAGAATTGTGATtgtgaccatcacacagctgaccaagtCAGACTCAGGACAGTACAGATGTGGTTTGAGTGGATCTTCGGTCCCAGATGCTTACTGGGACTTTGTCATCACAATTACAGATG cAGCAACGTTGGGTGACAACACTCGTTTCATCCGTACAGAAACTGAGGGAGGAAATATGACAAGAGGATGCCTCGATACTGTCAATGGAAGCAGGAAGTTCTTCTGTAAggataaatgtaaaaaagaagaagacatcctggttgaaacagaagagaacagaggtCAGAATGGCAGATACAGCGTTGAATATAGAAAAGGATCTGTATTTGGACTGTatgtgaccatcacacagctgaagaagtcagacacaggatgGTACAGGTGTGGTTACGGCAGAGCTTTGTCTCCAGATTCATCCAACACGTTCCCGATCTTTGTTGTAGACg CCGTCTCTGATGTCTCTCGTCCAAGTGCCTTCTGGCCTCTGGctgtatgtgtgcctgtgattgttgtggtgttggctgttgttctgctgctcctccacaaattgaggaagaggaggaactcTGGTTTGAACACCAGAGGAacctcagacagcagaaacatggag ttatgtgTCACCTATGAGAACCATTCTGTCAGCAATGAGAACTGTCCTCCAGTCTCCACATATGAAGACAACATCTACCAGAGCCTGAATCCAGACAGCAGGGATCTGGACCAAACCTACTCTACactcacagcaaacacatga
- the LOC137185205 gene encoding C-type mannose receptor 2-like, producing the protein MTEAQSYCRDNYTDLAMIDNMEDVTILNNMADLSKMVYPEYSYRAWIGLYDDVNSWRWSLSDRHFYKLGEAEFRKWSPGQPDNKHSGEHCTQMYDGGQWNDEDCNNSFRAVCSDVRGSNVTFVLINTTITWTEAQNHCREHYTDLASVRNEEENQKVKDLIPAGQKVWIGLFRDSWKWSDGSNSSFRYWSPSEPNNNRKKEYCVAANFGRSGQWEDWNCDVKRAFVCYKAGEDVEAGHPQDNATIPATSLQPWPTTQTPDFPSRQESTKTPEKKPTPASKHVVRVSLKKNSALDLNDPAVMENILKQLKQRLKQKGVNGDVKLSWRKQSDGKVFHKVEKKTKKDEF; encoded by the exons ATGACTGAAGCACAGAGTTACTGCAGAGACAATTACACTGACCTGGCCATGATAGACAACATGGAGGATGTGACGATCCTGAACAACATGGCAGATTTAAGCAAAATGGTCTACCCGGAATACAGCTAT CGAGCCTGGATAGGACTGTACGATGACGTGAACAGCTGGAGGTGGTCGCTGTCAGACAGACATTTCTACAAACTCGGGGAAGCTGAGTTCAGAAAATGGTCCCCTGGGCAACCAGACAACAAACATAGTGGAGAACACTGCACACAGATGTATGATGGTGGACAATGGAACGATGAGGATTGTAACAATTCCTTTCGTGCAGTCTGCTCTGATGTCAGAG GGTCGAATGTGACATTTGTCCTCATCAACACTACCATAACATGGACTGAGGCCCAGAACCACTGCAGAGAGCACTACACAGACCTGGCCAGTGTGAGAAATGAAGAAGAGAACCAGAAGGTGAAGGATCTGATACCTGCAGGACAAAAAGTCTGGATCGGCCTCTTCAGAGACTCCTGGAAGTGGTCTGATGGAAGCAACTCCTCCTTTAGGTACTGGTCTCCATCGGAACCTAATAACAATCGGAAGAAAGAGTATTGTGTGGCAGCAAACTTTGGCCGTTCTGGACAATGGGAGGACTGGAACTGTGATGTGAAGAGAGCATTTGTTTGCTACAAAG CAGGAGAAGATGTCGAGGCAGGACACCCACAGGACAACGCCACCATCCCTGCAACATCCCTGCAGCCATGGCCCACAACTCAGACTCCAGATTTTCCTTcaagacaagaaagcacaaaaactccggagaagaagccaa cgCCTGCTTCAAAGCACGTGGTGCGAGTGAGTCTGAAGAAGAACTCCGCTCTGGATCTGAATGACCCTGCTGTGATGGAGAACATCTTGAAGCAG CTCAAACAGAGGCTAAAGCAGAAGGGGGTGAATGGAGACGTCAAACTGAGCTGGAGGAAGCAGTCCGATGGAAAAGTCTTCCACAAGGTcgagaagaagacaaagaaagatgAGTTTTAA